The DNA segment CCCGGCAGCTGAATCGCCGGATGCACCTCCAGCCCGCCGGGTCCGGTGGGGTCGCATTCGCCGATAGGGCGGCCCAGCCGCGGCGACGGGGCTGCCGGCCGGGAGGTCCCGAGCGACGGCGTGACCCGCGCCGCGATCGCGAATTCGTCATCGCCGCAGATCCGCGCCAGCGTCCGCGCCACCGCGCGCACATCGTCGAGCTGTGCGGGCCCGCCGCGGCTGATGATCCGGTGGATGACGTCCTTCTTCGGGGAGCCGTCCAGCCGATCGTCTCCCGCGATGTGCTTCTCGAGGTCTTCGAGCGTGGGGCGGCCGGCCCTGTCGTGCAGTTCGTGAAGCAGATCGCGGACGTCGCGCTGCGATCCCTCGGGCAGATCGGGCCGGGCCAGCGCCCGCGGGCGGCGCGTCGGCACGCGTCCGGCGCCGGTCGCCACTGGCCGGCCACGCGTTGATCGAGACTTGTCAGCGTCCATCGCCGACCCAGGATGCCTCACCGCCGTCCCCGCCGTCACCCGCCCGCCGGGCGCCGCACCGCGATTGCCGGGATGCCGGCCGCCGCACCGCGCCGGCGGGATGCCGCTAGCTCAGCGCCCGGGTCACACTCCGGAGCAGCAGCAGCCCGATGCAGAGGACGGAGACGACGACGGCCGCCACCGCGAGCGAGCCGGACGACAGCGCCGCGCCGAACGCTCCGATCGACAAGACCGAGCCGAACGAGCCGATCGACAACGCCGAGCCGAACGAACCCATCGAACCGATCGACAACACCGAGCCGAAGGAGCCCACCGACAGGATCGAGCCGAGCGAGCCGACCGACAGGATGGAGTCCGACGAGTAGATGCTCAGAATGGAGTTGCTCGAGCGGTACGACAGAATGTTCATGCGGCGATGATCGTCGATGGACGCGGAATGGCGCGACCCCGGCGATTCACCACGTCCGCACGCGGGGCAGGGCGATGTTCAGCAGGTGCCGGAGTTCGGCCAGGCGCAGCAGCCGTCCCGCCACCAGATAACCGGCTCCACCCGCCAGGACGGCGGCGATCACGGAGACGAGAGCACCGGAGTCGATGAGCCGGAGCACGCCGGCGGCGCAGAGCCCGGCGGTGACGGTCGCCAGAAGGACTCGGGCGTGCGTACGAATCAAGCGACGCCCGTCGAGGTAACCCAATCGCCGGCGCAGCACCACGGCAGTCGTGTTGAGACCGACCGCATAGGCGACGGCGAATGCGACGGGAATACCGATGACGATGTCGCGTTCCGGCAGAATCCATCCGGCCACGGCGCATCCGCCGACACCGACGACCGCGACCAGAACGGTGATGAGCGCGGAGGTCCGGGTGTCCTGAAGCGCATACATTCCGCGCTGCAGAATCATGTAACTGGTGAAGGGGACGAGGGTCAGACCGAAAGCGGTGAGGACGAGACCCAGCATTCGTACGGTCGAGGCATCGCTGTTCCCGTGATCGAAGAGGACGACGGCGATATCCGGTCCGAGCAGCACGAAGGCGGCCGCGATCGGCGCCATGATCACCAGCGCGGTGCGGACCGCCCGGGACAGCCCGGTGGTGACCCGCTGATGCTCGCCGCGGGCGGCGTACTGGCTGAGCCGCGGCAGGATCGCCGTCATCACCGAGACCGCGATGACCGCGAACGGCACCAGGTAGACGGCGCTCGCGTTCTGGTAGGCGGTGATGCCGCCGGCCCCGGCCCAGGACGCCGTCCGGGTCGCCATCGCGGTCAGCGTCGTCGAGGCCGCGACGGACAGCAGCACCCAGATCCCGAGTCTCCCGATCCGCTTGATCGCGATGCCGCGCGGGTCCAGGTGCAGCCGGATCGGGAACCCGCTGCGGCGCAGCGCCCACACCACCAGCACGGTCTGCGCGCACACGCCGGCGGTCGTGCCGACGGCCAGCAGCAACAGGTGCCCGGTGCCCAGTTCGGTGCTGGTGCTGCCGCCGACCAGCAGATACGCGACGCCCACCCCGATCACGATGACGCTGTTCACCAGCGGCGCCCACGCCGGAGCCCCGAACCGGCCGCGCACGTTGAGGATCGCGCCGGCCGTCGCGCTGATGCCGTAGAACAGCATCTGCGGCAGGAAGTACCTGCTGAACAGGATCGCCAGCTCACGCTGCTCGGCGGTGAACCCGGGCGCGTACAGGTCGATCAGCAGCGGCGCCGCCACGACCGCGACGACCGCGACCGCGCCGAGAACGTAGACGATCAGCGACAGCAGCCGTTGCGCGTACAGCACCCCACCGTCCGGCTCGTCCAGCGCCGCCCGGGTCAGCAGCGGCACCACGATGCTCGCCATCGTCCCGCCGACGACGAGCTCATACACCGCGTTGGGCAACGTGTTCGCCACGTTGTAGGTGTCGAGCAGCCGGGTGCCGAGCCCGAGAGCGGCGGCCAGCACCAGAATCCGCAGGAACCCGGCGACCCGCGACGCAAGAGTCGCCACCGCCATCCGCTGCCCGGCCGCCCTGATCGAAGATCCTTCAGTCACGACACCTGCTTACCGTGTGCCCTCCAGCAGGTCACAGCCGGGCTGCGTGGTGGCGCGGCAGAACCCAGTGGCGGCTCTCCGGGTCGTCATAGATGGTCATGTACGACCGCGACGACAGCAGCAGCCGCGTGGTGAAGGCACCGCAGAGTTCCGTCGAGGGCAACCACACGAAGATCAGCAGCACCGGTACGAGAACGATCGGGATCAGCCACGGCCAGGGGCGCAGGAGGACGGCGGCCGGGACACCGTAGACCGCCGTCGTCCACAGGTACCACAGGGTCGCCGAAGCGGACCCCTCATAGCGCCAGAAGATCCCGGACGCCATCGCCGACCAGAACGGCCCGATCAGGGTCGGCCCGGCGGGGACCGGGGCCGGAACCAGGTAGCGCCACCAGCTCGGCCGGTGACCGTAGAGATGATTCAGGTACTGCCCGGCCGCCCGCCGGATGATCCAGCGGACGACAGCCGTGAAGGCGATGATGCCGATGCCGGCGCCGACGTACGCATTCGGGTTCGGCACCTCGAGTACGTCGGTGAGCACCAGGATCCCCACGGCCGTGGTCCCTACCAGAGCCCCGATGATTCCACCCCAGGCCAGCATCGAAGCCCATCGGTACGGGCTGATTCGCGACCACAGCGGCGCCGTCTCGATCAGCGCGAGGGGGCGGCCCGGCGCCGTCAACGCCTTCAGGTAGAGGTTCTTGCGCGGGAAACGCTCCAAGATCCGCAGGGAGTTGGCCAAACCCAGCAGCGTCACCAGGTTGGCGTCCGGCGGGAGACCCTTCTTGAGCGGGTAGGCGGTGGTCCGGTCCTCCAGGGTCGACCAGTTAGCCGTGGCGGGTGGCAGCCGATCCAGCTCCGCCGCGCAGTCCGCGTTCATCGCCAGCACGAGCAGCCGTCCGACGATGTCACGTACCACTCGGCGGTTCCGGTCGATGCCGGGGATGCTGAGGCAGTGCCAGAGCGGGGCGACCAGGGACGGCTCGTCGTCCGGCATCGTCGACGTGAGCAGGCTGATCGCCTCGGCCATCTCCGCGGTGGCGTGCTGTGACATGGCGAGCAGCACCTTGCCGGCTACCGGCGACTGCCCGCCGAACAGCGCGGTGACGATCCGCCGCTGGTACTCGCGGTCGGTGTGGTGAGCCGTCCACAACAGGCCCTGCACCAGGGCGTCGAAGGCGAGGTCCCGGGTCGCTGCGACCGGCGACTTCACCGCTTCGACGATCGCGGGCAGCAGGAGATGCGTGTCCTGCCCGATCATCACGCGCGCGCGGGCCCTGTCGATCAGGTCCTTCGCGATGTCGGCGGAGACCTCGGCCATGGCCAGGCAGTGGCAGGCCAGTTCCAGATGCTCGCCGGCGAGGCGGGTCAGGAACGGCTCGAGGTAGCGGTGCCCGGCGCCGCAGAACAGGACGGCGACCTGCCACCACTGGGGGTCGCCGGCGCGGTCCAGCAGGAACCGGTAGCCGTTCTGCGGATCGCGGACCAGCTGGGCGGCTGCCAGGTGTTCGTGCAGCGCCCGGTGCGCGAAGGCGTAGTGGCCGTCCTCGCTGGTCTGCGCGAGCAGCCCGGATCGGTCGATGATCTCATTGATGAAGGCTTTTCCGTCCTGAACCCGCGGCATGGTCCGGCCGCAGACCGCGAAGAAGTCGATCAACTCGGCATAGGTGAAGTCGGCGAACGGCGACGCCCGGGTCTCCGCGAGGTGCAGGGCCAGCTCGCGCAGGTAGCGGTGTTTGTCGTCGGCGCGGTACTTGTTCTGCCGCAGCTGGCCCTCGGCCTTGAAGTCGTGCCGGCGCAGCAGCTCGCGGACCATCTCGTCGTAGAAGTCGTCGACCGAGTTCGGGATCTCGTAGCCGACCAGTTGGGTGTACAACCCGAGGGAGATGGTCAGGACCAGCGGCACCCGGTGCATGTCCCATGTGCCGGAGGCCCGCACGTCGGCGAGGAACGCCTCGCGGGACCGGTGCGCGGTGAACTGCGAGGCCCGACGGTCCACGAACCGGGTGATCTCCGCGTCGCGCAGCGGGGCGATCACGTACGACAGGG comes from the Actinoplanes sp. OR16 genome and includes:
- the murJ gene encoding murein biosynthesis integral membrane protein MurJ, translated to MAVATLASRVAGFLRILVLAAALGLGTRLLDTYNVANTLPNAVYELVVGGTMASIVVPLLTRAALDEPDGGVLYAQRLLSLIVYVLGAVAVVAVVAAPLLIDLYAPGFTAEQRELAILFSRYFLPQMLFYGISATAGAILNVRGRFGAPAWAPLVNSVIVIGVGVAYLLVGGSTSTELGTGHLLLLAVGTTAGVCAQTVLVVWALRRSGFPIRLHLDPRGIAIKRIGRLGIWVLLSVAASTTLTAMATRTASWAGAGGITAYQNASAVYLVPFAVIAVSVMTAILPRLSQYAARGEHQRVTTGLSRAVRTALVIMAPIAAAFVLLGPDIAVVLFDHGNSDASTVRMLGLVLTAFGLTLVPFTSYMILQRGMYALQDTRTSALITVLVAVVGVGGCAVAGWILPERDIVIGIPVAFAVAYAVGLNTTAVVLRRRLGYLDGRRLIRTHARVLLATVTAGLCAAGVLRLIDSGALVSVIAAVLAGGAGYLVAGRLLRLAELRHLLNIALPRVRTW
- a CDS encoding NACHT domain-containing NTPase — encoded protein: MEEWFEAHLGLSADEVGIILAFALPALALLFRQVRTGLANLLGWLTRAWGRPQRRYRTWFLAEYGTLRNIYLNREETLGLADSYISLSVQAEGEGSGTQVAASTLLSESGPHRIVILGDPGTGKSTLLKAYGAGLLRRAAGDSDLNQIGRTGEIPILLTLRQIADFLARGGKLEDHILDVLAKRTGHGNPRALFRRLLRRGRIVVLLDGLDEVAQPTYDAVRVAVHRFVTADEDADLPTGLARVVITCRRQNYRQIEDDWSGWFSALSYVIAPLRDAEITRFVDRRASQFTAHRSREAFLADVRASGTWDMHRVPLVLTISLGLYTQLVGYEIPNSVDDFYDEMVRELLRRHDFKAEGQLRQNKYRADDKHRYLRELALHLAETRASPFADFTYAELIDFFAVCGRTMPRVQDGKAFINEIIDRSGLLAQTSEDGHYAFAHRALHEHLAAAQLVRDPQNGYRFLLDRAGDPQWWQVAVLFCGAGHRYLEPFLTRLAGEHLELACHCLAMAEVSADIAKDLIDRARARVMIGQDTHLLLPAIVEAVKSPVAATRDLAFDALVQGLLWTAHHTDREYQRRIVTALFGGQSPVAGKVLLAMSQHATAEMAEAISLLTSTMPDDEPSLVAPLWHCLSIPGIDRNRRVVRDIVGRLLVLAMNADCAAELDRLPPATANWSTLEDRTTAYPLKKGLPPDANLVTLLGLANSLRILERFPRKNLYLKALTAPGRPLALIETAPLWSRISPYRWASMLAWGGIIGALVGTTAVGILVLTDVLEVPNPNAYVGAGIGIIAFTAVVRWIIRRAAGQYLNHLYGHRPSWWRYLVPAPVPAGPTLIGPFWSAMASGIFWRYEGSASATLWYLWTTAVYGVPAAVLLRPWPWLIPIVLVPVLLIFVWLPSTELCGAFTTRLLLSSRSYMTIYDDPESRHWVLPRHHAARL